ATATCTCTTCTATCATTGTCATCCCATCCATAACCGGCATCTGGATATCGGTTATCACTATATCTATTTCCGTTTTGTTTGACGTGTAGATATCCAAACCCTCTCTACCATTAGAAGCCTCATAAACGACAGCAACCCTCCTTTTTAGAAAACGTGATACCATTGCTCTTATTGATGCCTCATCCTCTACGTACAGAACTGTTAATGTTTTTAGTAATTCATTATTCGTTGTCATATCTCAATCCTGAACTCGCACCATCCATCATTGTTTCTGACGGTGATGGTGCCTTTCATATTTTTCTCTATGATAACTTTTGCCATATACAACCCCATGCCGGTTCCTTGTGATTTATCTTTTGTTGTAAAATAAGGTTGAAATAACCGGGACATTATATGTTCAGGAATTTCACCACCATTGTCTGAGATGGATATAATTATTTTGCCGGTAATATCCTTATTTAATCTTAGTTTGATAATCCCACCCGTTATGCTCTTTTCTACAAACTTATCCTTGGCATTTGTGAGAATATTTAAAATTACATGTGCAAACTCGTTCGGATAACCTTGGATCACTAAACTCTCGTCCAGGTCTTTATCTATAACAATACACTTATCTTTGATGTAACCCGATAGAAGTGATTCGGCTTTGTTTATCTCATTGGCTATGGTAAATTCTGTCATATCTTTACTCTTAATGTAAAAACTTCTGAAATTATCTATTGTTTCTGATAGTTTTTGAAGTTCATCCATAGCATTTTCAACATTTTGGGTTATATATGTTTCATTTAACTCACCGTGCTGATATGCGTCTTTTATGTCCTGGATTGAAACTCCTACTGCACATAATGGTTGTCTCCAATGATGGGATATATTCACAAGTAATTCACCCATGGATACCTGCTTGGATTGCTCTAACATCAGCCTGTCTTTTGCAAGGTTTTTGGCTACCTCTTCTTCCACTCTCTTTTGAAGGTTTTGGTTTATTGTC
This genomic interval from Nitrospirae bacterium YQR-1 contains the following:
- a CDS encoding response regulator yields the protein MTTNNELLKTLTVLYVEDEASIRAMVSRFLKRRVAVVYEASNGREGLDIYTSNKTEIDIVITDIQMPVMDGMTMIEEI